The Streptococcus sanguinis genome contains the following window.
AGGCAGGTAAAGCTGAGCCTTCTCACTCGCTGCTAGGAGAACTTTCTTGTCCTCTGTCAGCTGCAGCTCATAGCGCAGATGGTCTGTATAGATGATGATTGTCTTGCCCATACTTACTCCTTCGCGCTACTGCTAGATGACGCTTCACTGCTGGAGGAAGAGTTTGCTCCTGAAGAACCTTCCTCGCCAGAAGCACTTGAGCTAGAATCACCAGTTAGAAGCTCCTTGCGGCTATCCCAGTATTTCTTATACTCGCCTTCCAAGGACTCAAGCTTAGTCTCCCGTTCCTTACCAGACAAACTATCGTCTTCACGCACCTTTTTCATCTCCTGCGTCAAGGCATAGATGATCAGATCTGAGTCATTAATCCGTTTGGCTGTATCCAAAGCATCTTCAAAATCATTACGTCCAACTTGAATCCAGTAATTGAGATAGAGATCATCAGACTTGAGCGTGACATTATTTAGAATGACCTTACGCTGATCATCGGAAAATTCTAGCCCCTGGATATAAGAGTAGGCCAGTATATATTTCTGTGTATTCGGCAGGCTCTTAGGAGAGATTCCTTCCAGCTCATCGATGACCTTGCTGTAGTCCACTTTGATAAAGGCAGTATCTGCCTGTAACAGCTTTTCCTTGAAAGGATTTTGTATGAAAATCAAGTAAATCAAAGGAATGGTCAAAATCACAACAGCTGCTGTCAGCCAGATGGTCGCCAGTTTAAAAATCTTATGCTGGCGCTTGGAGACCAGTGTCTGCTTCGCTGCTTCTTCTGCAGCCTTTTCCTGATAGGATTTCTCCAAAACAGCAACAGCATCTTCCAGACTGTCAGCCTCACGCAGCTCCACTAGGAAATCCGGCAGAGTTTCTAGCTCTAACGAGCCCTTGTAAAGCTCCATAAAGTCCAGATCTGCAAAGAGCGTCACTGCAAAGCACTTGGCCTGACGCAAGAAGTCCTCCCGAGAGATAGCCTGAGGTGTCATAATACCTGGAACTCCGCGATAAGCAATCTTAGCCTGCGCATCCTTGGTAATAAAGAGATTGCTAGGATGCAGCAAAAAAGTAACCGGCAATTCCAGTGCCGCTTCTAGAGCAAACACATTGAGAGCCAGACGAATCCGCTCAGAAATCGTGCGCTTTTCAATCTCTTCCTTGGACAGCCCCAAAGGCTCAATCTGATAGGTGAAGTAGACACTATCATGGTCGGCCTTAGTCTCCTGTTCCAAGAAAAGCGGATGATGCAGGTCCAAAAGCAAGAGCTCCCGCAAATCCTGCGTTGCCACATCCGAGCGCTTGAGCGTCAGGCTCCAATTCTTGTCATTTTTTTCATAGATAAACTCTTGTTCAGCAAATACAAATTTTTCCTCAGTCACCTTAAATCTCCTCAATCTCTACTAAATCTCCTGTTGTGACTGGATAATCAGCCAAAACCTTGCCCTCATCCAGTATCAACCCCTTGTTAATAATCCGCAGCTGATACTTATGGCGCTTTCCTTCGATATTGAAAATCTGATCAATCTCCCGAATGAAGCGACGGACCTCAATCCGCTTAGGAATGCGAATATCCACGTCCTTATCCCGCAAACGGAGGGTGATGTTGATATGTCCTTTCATTTTATACTTCTCCCTTACTGATACGATAGCTGACAAAGACAGTCATACTGACCAAGAGCATGGCTACTACAAAGTAAACCACTCCTGGCAGAAAATCATCCCAGCTGCTCTCCTCATCGCTCTTCAAACTCGTCTGCAGCTTGGACAATTTTTCCGTTCCTGGCTGAAAAAGCTCCTTGGAATGGTAAATATCCGTCGGCCCCTGTATAGCAGAAAACAGTTGTCCCGCTTCTGTGGCCAACTGTTTATTTTGATACTGCTTCATTTCCTGAATTTTTTCCTGATTCTCAGCAACGAAAAGAGACTTGGTGCCTTCCGATTGTGCACCAAAGTTCAGTTCTTGCTCTTTTTCAATCCGCGAATTATCTATCTGCAGACGATTATCCTTTAGCTCATCTGCGGCAACAGCCGTCACCGCAAATGAACTTAGGAGTAGGAATAAAAACAGAATTCTTTTCATACTCTTCTAAACTTCCTCAGTTTTTAATGTTCTAGTCTTGATAAAGATATTAGCTGCAATCAGCAGAGCCAGCAAGACAACCAGACCAAAGATGGCAAAGAAGCCAGTGGTCTTGCCGTCAAAGTAACCTGACAGCATGCCTTCTAGCACAGACAAGGGGTTCAAACTCTTGATAAAGGCTGGGAAGCCAGTTAAGGTAGCCGTTGTACCAATAGCATTAGACAGGTAGACAAAGCTAATAATCATGAAGAAGGCTAAGGCCATACCCATCACGCGCAAGTGCTTGAGAATCAAATACTGCCCCTGAATCAAGACAAAGCTAGCAACCACAATCAACAAGACCCAAGACGGTACATATTCCTTGCCGATGTGAAGCTGCATACTGGAGACAATCCCAATAACTAGCCCAATCGTCAGAGACAGGAAGCCTAGAATGCCCACAGTCGTAATATCTGTATCTTGTAGTTTATTAAGTTTAAAGCGGTCTTTAACCTTGCGCACAATATTTTGCGTTGCAAAGAGATAGGCCGTAAAGAGACTGACAATCCCCAACAAGAGGATCCAAGTAAATGGACGGTATACATTGACAGTCGCTTTGATTGATGAAGAAGACTGAGCAACTGGATTCGATAAGAAGTCCAGCAATACTTCATTAGGAACACCATTCTCATAGGCATTATTAAGAACCTTGACAAAAGACTCCACAAAGTTGCCATTATCTTCCAATTCCTTATTGAATTGCCCCATCAAGCTTTCAGCATTTGCAGACAGTTTTTCGGTTGTCCCCTGCGCGTTTTCCAGCTCACGATTGAAACTGCTAAAGATTTGGTTGACACTATCTGCAGCTTGTACGTTAGTCTGAGATGACGACTTAACGCCAGAAGTCGAAGACAGCAAGGATGAGAATTCTGAATTCAGAGATGACAGATCAGCGTCGGTCTTATTCAGTGCATTAGTAGAAGTTTCCCGAGAAGTTGAGATGCCTTTCAATTTCTCTCGTACATCTTTGTAAAGATTGAGCTGTTTATCAATCTCAGTTGCGAGTTCTGAATTGGTCCCTTTGACGTCTTCTATCTTGTTTTTCAAGTTATTAATCGTTTCATCCAAGGTTTCTTTAACCCCTTGACTCTTACCATCGTTACTTTTAGACAAGCTATTTTGATAGCTATCTAGATTCGAATTAATAGCATTTATCAAAAGGGTAGATAGGGATTCAGACATATCTTTATTTTTTAACTCAACAAAAGAATTATAAGCCTGGATTAAAGACTCAGCTCGTTGGTAATTAGACGCAATCTCTTGAACCTTTGCTCCGTAGTCTGCAGCTGCTTTCTGCGCAGCCTGTACATTCACGGGTACGCTCGTAGCTGTAATGCCATTCAGAGAAATGTCAATGGAACTATCAACTGAGCTAGCTGCCGCAGCATTATCCACACTGAATTGAACAGTAAACTTAGCATTTTCAGCTAAAGTAATTTCCTGACCATTTGTTACAGGTTCACTATTGTAAGTAATAGTTTGAACCGTTACACCTGCTGGCGGTTGAACTGATACTGTAGCCTTGCTACCAGTCTGAGCATTGACCTGACCGCTGGCAGAACTAGCCGCTTGATCTGCAATCGCCGCAAGATTTGCTAAATCAGCAGCTCCATTTCCTTGCGGCGTTCCAAATTGCGAAATAGTAGAATAGTCAATTGCAGGGACTGACAATCCGTATTTGACCTCTGTTATTGGAGAAGCTGGCAAAGTTTTTACTGTTTCAGCTATTTGGGTTCTTAAGGATGCTTCATAGCTTGTTAAAGCATCTCCAAAAACTGCGCTAAGAGTAATAGGCTTGCCTTCTTCAACACCATAGTAGGTCCTTAATTTACTATCAACAAAGCCCTGAATCTGCTGTTTATGGACATCTAATTGACCACGTTCTGCTTCCAAGGCAGATTCCAAATCCGCTAATTGCTTACTGACATTATCAGCATCAACATCTTTTACTTCATCGGTTGGGCCAAGCTGTTTAGTGAAATCGTTTTGTGTTTCTTCTAACTTAGCGTAGAGTTTTTGAGTATCATTATGGACAACTTTTTCATCCATTTCCATCAGTTGCTTCATAAAAGCAGCATAGTTGATTTGATCATCCGCACGCTGTTTGAGAAGACTATCAAAATTCTTTCCATAAGTCGCCTGAGAGGTATCCAAGTCATCGAAAGCCTTAGCATAGCTTTCCAGAGTCGTCTTCAGAGAATTATTGGCTTCGACAGATGAGGCAGACATACTAACCAACGTTGGGAAGATATTCTTAGACCCGATAGCTGAGTCCAACAAGTTGGTACGATAATTGCCAATATTGGTAATTTGCACCTCTGAACTAGCCTGCACATTTTGCTGGGCTGTATAAAGATTGCTCAGGATGCTAGCCATATACATATCAACCAACTGACTATTCAAATCCGCGATAATATCCTTAGCTAGATTATTAGCTTCATTTTCAATCTGCTGATTTCCAGCAGCATTGACCTTATAAGTGACGATTGCCCGATCTGCGCTGATAGCATTGACATCTAGCACTTTCTCTGAAAAGTCACTTGGAATGGTCACAACCAGCTGGTATTTCCCATTTTCGAGACCAGTATCCGCAGCTCCACGCGTCACAATATACCAGTTCTGAGAGTCATCTCGTTCCAGATTCTTGACATAGCTAGCACCAAGATTGTACTCTTTCTTGTCAACCTTAACAGCCCGATCTTCATTTACGACTGCAACATTCAGTTTAGTCTTTTGATCCGTCTTAATCTTGCTGTCTTTAGCACTACTTGTATTCTTTTGCACTGCGACATTCAGCGTCACTACTGCAGCCAGCAAGGCGATAACTAAAACAACGTTTCCTATATACTTAAGTAATTTTTTATTTCCCATGGATGTAAATTTCTTTTTCTTTTTAATTTTTTTAGTTTATTGTTACATAAAAGAGCACACAGAAAGACACAAACAGCTCTAACAGTCTAATTCAGATATTGATTCAGATTGTCAGAGCTTGCCTTTACATTGCAGCGATTTTCTTATCAAACATGAAAGAAACTGCCATTTTTTCATTTTTAATCTTTATAAAAATAGGAAGGCTCTTGCCTTCCTAAAGCCGTTATAACAAAATTAGTGAATTTGTGCAGCGATATCTTGGTCAGTTTGCTCAACGATGTCAGCAACTTTAATCAACTGAGCATTGATATCTTGGAGCAATTGTGCAAATTCTTTGATTTTTGGAGACAATTCGTTGAATTGTGCTTCAAAGCTATCAAATGCAGAACCATCCCAGTTATCAGCAATAATTGCTTGTTCATTAGTCAATGTAGACAAAACTTGAGTTACATTTTCAGAACCTTCAGTGTATCTGTTTGCAGATGTACGAAGTTCTTCTGGAGTCAATTTAATTTGTGCCATAGTTGTTTCTCCTTTAGCAAATTTATATAACGAGTACATTATATCAATAATCACTTTATGTTTCAAGCTTTTAAAGATATTTTTTTAGAAAACATATTGACATGTTGTCAACTAAATTCGTTCAAACACCTGATACTATACCGTTTTTGCCTGTTGGACTCAAGCCTTTAAAACCCCAATTTCTCAAAAATAAGCTGATAGTTTTCTTGGATTTGGTCTAAGCTAGCAGTAAGCTCCTCACGATTATGATTGTTCTTAACAGTCACCTGACCGCTCTCCACTTCGCTTTCACCCAAGGTGATAAGAGTTTTGGTCTTAAAGATATCAGCTGACTTAAACTGAGCCTTGAGCTTGCGGTCTAGATAATCCCGCTCTGCTGTAAATCCTTGTGCGCGGAGCGCCTGCACTAACTCCAATGCTCTGCCATTGGCACCTGCTCCTAAAACAGCTACATAAACATCCAGAGCGGTTTCAATCGGCAGCTCTACTCCTTGCTTATCAAGCACCAGAAGCAGGCGTTCTAAGCCCATACCAAAGCCAACACCTGGCGTCTCCGGACCACCAAAGTAAGCAACCAGCCCATCATAACGGCCACCAGCACAAATGGTCAGCTGACTGCCTGCCACCTCAGTTGTAAACTCGAAAATCGTATGATTATAGTAGTCCAATCCACGGACCATGTTGGTATTGATGACATAAGGAATCTGCAAGGTCTCCAGCATGGAGCGAACAGCCGCAAAGTAGGTACTGCTCTCCTCATCTAGATAGTCCAGAATAGACGGTGCACCCTCTACAGCCACCTTATCCTCAGGCTCTTTAGAATCCAGCACGCGCA
Protein-coding sequences here:
- the essB gene encoding type VII secretion protein EssB, with amino-acid sequence MTEEKFVFAEQEFIYEKNDKNWSLTLKRSDVATQDLRELLLLDLHHPLFLEQETKADHDSVYFTYQIEPLGLSKEEIEKRTISERIRLALNVFALEAALELPVTFLLHPSNLFITKDAQAKIAYRGVPGIMTPQAISREDFLRQAKCFAVTLFADLDFMELYKGSLELETLPDFLVELREADSLEDAVAVLEKSYQEKAAEEAAKQTLVSKRQHKIFKLATIWLTAAVVILTIPLIYLIFIQNPFKEKLLQADTAFIKVDYSKVIDELEGISPKSLPNTQKYILAYSYIQGLEFSDDQRKVILNNVTLKSDDLYLNYWIQVGRNDFEDALDTAKRINDSDLIIYALTQEMKKVREDDSLSGKERETKLESLEGEYKKYWDSRKELLTGDSSSSASGEEGSSGANSSSSSEASSSSSAKE
- a CDS encoding secretion accessory protein EsaB/YukD; amino-acid sequence: MKGHINITLRLRDKDVDIRIPKRIEVRRFIREIDQIFNIEGKRHKYQLRIINKGLILDEGKVLADYPVTTGDLVEIEEI
- the essA gene encoding type VII secretion protein EssA, with product MKRILFLFLLLSSFAVTAVAADELKDNRLQIDNSRIEKEQELNFGAQSEGTKSLFVAENQEKIQEMKQYQNKQLATEAGQLFSAIQGPTDIYHSKELFQPGTEKLSKLQTSLKSDEESSWDDFLPGVVYFVVAMLLVSMTVFVSYRISKGEV
- the esaA gene encoding type VII secretion protein EsaA codes for the protein MGNKKLLKYIGNVVLVIALLAAVVTLNVAVQKNTSSAKDSKIKTDQKTKLNVAVVNEDRAVKVDKKEYNLGASYVKNLERDDSQNWYIVTRGAADTGLENGKYQLVVTIPSDFSEKVLDVNAISADRAIVTYKVNAAGNQQIENEANNLAKDIIADLNSQLVDMYMASILSNLYTAQQNVQASSEVQITNIGNYRTNLLDSAIGSKNIFPTLVSMSASSVEANNSLKTTLESYAKAFDDLDTSQATYGKNFDSLLKQRADDQINYAAFMKQLMEMDEKVVHNDTQKLYAKLEETQNDFTKQLGPTDEVKDVDADNVSKQLADLESALEAERGQLDVHKQQIQGFVDSKLRTYYGVEEGKPITLSAVFGDALTSYEASLRTQIAETVKTLPASPITEVKYGLSVPAIDYSTISQFGTPQGNGAADLANLAAIADQAASSASGQVNAQTGSKATVSVQPPAGVTVQTITYNSEPVTNGQEITLAENAKFTVQFSVDNAAAASSVDSSIDISLNGITATSVPVNVQAAQKAAADYGAKVQEIASNYQRAESLIQAYNSFVELKNKDMSESLSTLLINAINSNLDSYQNSLSKSNDGKSQGVKETLDETINNLKNKIEDVKGTNSELATEIDKQLNLYKDVREKLKGISTSRETSTNALNKTDADLSSLNSEFSSLLSSTSGVKSSSQTNVQAADSVNQIFSSFNRELENAQGTTEKLSANAESLMGQFNKELEDNGNFVESFVKVLNNAYENGVPNEVLLDFLSNPVAQSSSSIKATVNVYRPFTWILLLGIVSLFTAYLFATQNIVRKVKDRFKLNKLQDTDITTVGILGFLSLTIGLVIGIVSSMQLHIGKEYVPSWVLLIVVASFVLIQGQYLILKHLRVMGMALAFFMIISFVYLSNAIGTTATLTGFPAFIKSLNPLSVLEGMLSGYFDGKTTGFFAIFGLVVLLALLIAANIFIKTRTLKTEEV
- a CDS encoding WXG100 family type VII secretion target; its protein translation is MAQIKLTPEELRTSANRYTEGSENVTQVLSTLTNEQAIIADNWDGSAFDSFEAQFNELSPKIKEFAQLLQDINAQLIKVADIVEQTDQDIAAQIH
- a CDS encoding histidine--tRNA ligase, with the translated sequence MKLQKPKGTQDILPQESAKWQYVEDFARKTFKKYNYGEIRTPIFEHYEVISRSVGDTTDIVTKEMYDFYDKGDRHITLRPEGTAPVVRSYVENKLFAPEVQKPVKVYYMGSMFRYERPQAGRLREFHQIGAECFGSSNPAIDVEMIAMAAQFFKDIGITNVSLELNSLGNPESRAAYRQALIDYLTPLKASLSADSQRRLEENPLRVLDSKEPEDKVAVEGAPSILDYLDEESSTYFAAVRSMLETLQIPYVINTNMVRGLDYYNHTIFEFTTEVAGSQLTICAGGRYDGLVAYFGGPETPGVGFGMGLERLLLVLDKQGVELPIETALDVYVAVLGAGANGRALELVQALRAQGFTAERDYLDRKLKAQFKSADIFKTKTLITLGESEVESGQVTVKNNHNREELTASLDQIQENYQLIFEKLGF